One Hordeum vulgare subsp. vulgare chromosome 4H, MorexV3_pseudomolecules_assembly, whole genome shotgun sequence DNA window includes the following coding sequences:
- the LOC123450976 gene encoding procyclic form-specific polypeptide B-alpha-like, which yields MATCCHSSSSFICIVFLLVVVAVAAEGEGCVQARQRKLQQMLGPSPVPLPNPNPQPDPNPQPLPKPDPNPQPLPQPLPGPNPQPQPLPQPLPDPNPQPQPLPQPLPDPNIQPPPLPQPLPQPLPGPIAQPLPQPLPGPNPQPLPQPDVQGSYPQVQPLPDSNTPGRQNNALQGPQPLGAASTLHSCGATYKRIFFMGLLLYYFV from the coding sequence ATGGCGACGTGCTGCCACTCTTCCTCCAGTTTCATatgcatcgtcttcctcctcgttgtCGTTGCCGTGGCAGCGGAAGGTGAAGGATGCGTGCAGGCGCGACAGCGGAAATTGCAGCAGATGTTGGGACCATCGCCAGTACCGCTGCCAAATCCGAATCCGCAGCCGGACCCTAATCCACAACCTTTGCCTAAACCAGACCCAAACCCGCAACCATTACCGCAACCACTGCCGGGCCCAAACCCGCAGCCACAACCATTACCTCAGCCTCTTCCGGACCCAAACCCACAGCCACAGCCATTACCACAGCCTCTGCCGGATCCAAACATACAGCCACCGCCATTACCACAACCTCTGCCACAACCACTGCCGGGCCCAATCGCGCAGCCTCTGCCACAGCCACTACCGGGACCAAACCCGCAGCCACTGCCGCAACCAGATGTCCAAGGCTCATATCCACAGGTACAACCATTGCCAGATTCAAACACGCCCGGGCGACAAAATAACGCACTACAGGGGCCGCAACCACTTGGTGCAGCCTCAACTTTACATTCGTGTGGTGCTACATACAAACGGATATTTTTCATGGGTTTATTGTTGTACTATTTTGTTTAG
- the LOC123450974 gene encoding inorganic phosphate transporter 1-11-like codes for MAENGAAGGGGGQNLAVLDALDSARTQMYHMKAIVIAGMGFFTDAYDLFCITTVSKLLGRLYYPDTNLGKNPPMPGTMPVRINNMVTGVALVGTLMGQLVFGYFGDKLGRKRVYGITLVLMAACAIGSGLSFGRDPGAVIGTLCFFRFWLGFGIGGDYPLSATIMSEYANKKTRGAFIAAVFAMQGVGIIFAGLVSMIVSGIFLHYNPAPTWKEDKYYSVQDQKPAADYMWRIVLMLGAFPAVATFYWRMKMPETARYTALIEGNAKQATNDMQKVLEIRIDEEQEKVAKFRAANEYSLLSMEFARRHGLHLIGTTTTWFLLDIAFYSQNLTQKDIFPAIKLTGGADTMNALREVFVISRAMFLIALFGTFPGYWVTVALIDKMGRYLIQLLGFFMMSLFMLVMGIKYEYLKSNGHALFAILYALTFFFANFGPNSTTFVLPAELFPTRVRSTCHAISAASGKAGAIVAAFGVQTLTLKGDPKHMKQALIILSVTNMLGFFFTFLVPETMGRSLEEISGEDGNVAGAAAGHVDKDVEKAPPSSTEWQPPSSMNA; via the exons ATGGCGGAGAATGGGGCGGCGGGCGGAGGAGGGGGGCAGAACCTTGCCGTGCTCGACGCGCTGGACTCGGCGCGCACCCAGATGTACCACATGAAGGCCATCGTGATCGCCGGCATGGGCTTCTTCACCGACGCCTACGACCTCTTCTGCATCACCACCGTCTCCAAGCTGCTGGGCCGCCTCTACTACCCGGACACCAACCTCGGCAAAAACCCGCCCATGCCCGGCACCATGCCCGTGCGGATCAACAACATGGTCACCGGCGTCGCGCTCGTCGGCACCCTCATGGGCCAGCTCGTCTTCGGCTACTTCGGGGACAAGCTCGGCCGCAAGCGCGTCTACGGGATCACGCTCGTCCTCATGGCCGCGTGCGCCATCGGCTCCGGCCTCTCCTTCGGGAGGGACCCCGGCGCCGTCATCGGCACGCTCTGCTTCTTCCGCTTCTGGCTCGGCTTCGGCATCGGCGGGGACTACCCGCTATCCGCCACCATCATGTCCGAGTATGCCAACAAGAAGACCCGTGGCGCCTTCATCGCCGCCGTGTTCGCCATGCAGGGCGTCGGCATCATCTTCGCGGGGCTCGTCTCCATGATCGTCTCCGGCATTTTCCTCCACTACAACCCCGCGCCCACGTGGAAAGAGGACAAATACTACTCAGTTCAAGATCAGAAGCCCGCGGCGGACTACATGTGGCGCATCGTGCTCATGCTCGGGGCGTTCCCGGCGGTGGCCACCTTCTACTGGCGGATGAAGATGCCCGAGACCGCCAGGTACACGGCCCTCATAGAGGGAAACGCCAAGCAGGCTACCAACGACATGCAGAAAGTGTTGGAGATTCGCATCgacgaggagcaggagaaggtcgCCAAGTTCAGGGCGGCGAATGAATACTCTCTGTTGTCCATGGAGTTCGCCCGGCGTCACGGCTTGCACCTCATCGGCACCACAACCACCTGGTTCCTCCTCGACATCGCCTTCTACAGCCAGAACCTGACACAGAAGGACATCTTCCCAGCCATCAAACTCACCGGCGGCGCAGACACCATGAACGCCCTGAGAGAGGTGTTCGTGATATCACGAGCCATGTTCCTCATCGCCCTCTTCGGCACTTTCCCTGGCTACTGGGTCACCGTGGCCCTCATCGACAAGATGGGAAG GTACTTGATCCAGCTCCTTGGTTTCTTCATGATGTCCCTCTtcatgctagtgatgggcatcaaATACGAATACCTCAAGAGCAACGGCCACGCCCTCTTCGCCATCCTCTACGCGCTCACATTCTTCTTCGCAAACTTCGGACCAAACAGCACCACCTTCGTGCTGCCGGCCGAGCTATTCCCGACGCGCGTCCGCTCCACATGCCATGCCATCAGCGCGGCCTCGGGCAAGGCGGGCGCCATCGTCGCCGCCTTCGGGGTGCAGACCCTCACCCTCAAGGGCGACCCCAAGCACATGAAGCAGGCGCTCATCATCCTCTCTGTCACCAACATGCTCGGCTTCTTCTTCACCTTCCTCGTCCCCGAGACGATGGGCCGGTCGCTCGAAGAGATCTCCGGCGAGGACGGCAACGTCGCTGGCGCGGCCGCTGGGCATGTCGATAAGGATGTTGAAAAGGCCCCTCCTTCAAGCACCGAATGGCAGCCGCCATCGTCgatgaatgcatga